One window of Triticum dicoccoides isolate Atlit2015 ecotype Zavitan chromosome 5A, WEW_v2.0, whole genome shotgun sequence genomic DNA carries:
- the LOC119299795 gene encoding ice-structuring glycoprotein-like, producing MYLAAYSPIIYPVPGPDMWPRTDSMDIEAPVFKEHKGRAQTKRRKGQYEKPAPKDTSRMASITCSNCKKVGHRYTNCNVALNPSLAMRKNRHEPSSSSYELDAATPARRASSAAGATTTAPSPARRASSAAGAAATAPSPARRASSAAGAAATTPSPAQRASSSSATAPGPAKKRASSASTTTPGPPKKRASSTSATTPGPPKKRATSAAPAQRTTAGSSSSDAKGKTAVTRSSAAAKGARASFLPPRPTGVCQRIRKPTQKIRDYLTASGAPWE from the exons ATGTACCTGGCAGCTTACAGTCCCATTATATATCCTGTACCTGGACCTGATATGTGGCCAAGGACAGACAGTATGGACATTGAGGCTCCAGTTTTCAAAGAACACAAGGGAAGGGCACAGactaagaggagaaagggccaatatGAGAAGCCAGCTCCCAAAGACACCTCAAGAATGGCCTCAATTACCTGCTCTAATTGCAAAAAGGTTGGCCATAGATACACCAACTGTAATGTTGCTTTGAATCCATCACTGGCAATGAGAAAGAATAGGCATGAG CCAAGCAGCAGCTCCTATGAACTTGATGCAGCCACACCAGCAAGGAGGGCCTCTTCTGCTGCTGGTGCTACTACTACTGCACCATCACCAGCAAGGAGGGCCTCTTCTGCTGCTGGTGCTGCTGCCACTGCACCATCACCAGCAAGGAGGGCCTCTTCTGCTGCTGGTGCTGCTGCTACTACACCATCACCAGCACagagggcatcttcttcttctgctaCAGCACCTGGACCAGCAAAGAAGAGGGCCTCTTCTGCTTCTACAACAACACCTGGACcaccaaagaagagggcatcttctactTCTGCAACAACACCTGGACCACCAAAGAAGAGGGCCACTTCTGCTGCACCAGCACAGAGGACAACTGCTGGTAGTTCATCATCTGATGCAAAGGGTAAAACAGCAGTAACTAGATCTTCAGCTGCTGCAAAGGGAGCAAGGGCATCTTTCTTGCCTCCAAGGCCAACTGGTGTTTGCCAAAGAATCAGGAAGCCCACCCAGAAAATTAGAGATTACTTGACTGCTTCAGGTGCTCCATGGGAATGA